One cyanobiont of Ornithocercus magnificus DNA segment encodes these proteins:
- a CDS encoding pyridoxamine 5'-phosphate oxidase, translating to MSSSKERVRYEDNLPPWRQLIRGAQERERRGTWSRWLQLASIAHDGTPRVRTLVFRGWSGPAQLDLLSDARTEKVTELQQTPYTELCWLLPKARCQFRLRGRASLSSDDDDTRRQDHWRNLSASGKALWAWPDPGTLLSNDALWPISLANTIATPIHFVLIRVDISQVDLLNLSVRPHRRKRWRQQNGWITEDLNP from the coding sequence ATGTCATCCTCAAAAGAAAGAGTTAGATATGAAGATAACCTGCCACCATGGAGGCAGCTAATCCGTGGAGCACAAGAGCGCGAGAGACGTGGAACATGGTCACGCTGGCTACAACTTGCCAGCATTGCCCATGATGGTACGCCGCGTGTGCGGACTTTAGTATTTAGAGGTTGGTCTGGGCCAGCGCAGCTTGACCTACTTAGTGATGCTCGTACTGAGAAGGTTACCGAGCTTCAACAGACCCCATATACGGAACTTTGCTGGCTTTTGCCAAAGGCACGTTGTCAATTCCGGTTGCGGGGTCGGGCTTCACTTAGCAGTGATGATGATGACACTAGACGCCAAGATCACTGGCGTAACTTATCTGCTTCAGGAAAGGCCTTATGGGCATGGCCTGATCCAGGAACCTTGCTCTCGAACGATGCTTTATGGCCAATATCCCTAGCAAATACTATCGCTACACCTATACATTTTGTGTTGATCAGGGTAGATATCAGCCAAGTTGACCTTTTAAACCTTTCTGTTCGTCCTCACCGTCGCAAACGCTGGAGGCAGCAAAATGGGTGGATTACAGAGGACTTAAATCCCTAG
- a CDS encoding glycine--tRNA ligase subunit alpha — MHFQNIISTLNCFWADQGCLLLQPYDTEKGAGTMSPHTLLRAIGPEPWAVACTEPCRRPTDGRYGDNPNRAQHYFQYQVLIKPSPDGIQEMYLSSLKTLGIQVASHDIRFVEDNWESPTLGAWGVGWEVWLDGMEVTQFTYFQQCGGLDCWPVPIEITYGLERLAMYLQDVESIWDLSWNSKYKYGDIWLPFEREQCSYNFKASSPKYLKQLFLLYEAEATDLVNRRLPVPALDFVLKCSHTFNLLEARGVISVTERTATISRIRTLARRVAETWLAARKELEFPLLFSDNPIKHRDYLLETAH, encoded by the coding sequence ATGCACTTCCAAAACATCATCAGCACACTTAACTGTTTCTGGGCTGACCAGGGCTGTTTGCTACTGCAGCCCTACGACACTGAAAAAGGTGCTGGCACTATGAGCCCCCACACATTGTTGCGGGCTATTGGCCCTGAACCTTGGGCTGTTGCCTGTACCGAACCCTGTCGTCGTCCCACTGACGGTCGTTATGGAGATAACCCCAACCGGGCGCAGCATTACTTTCAATACCAAGTGCTAATCAAGCCATCCCCGGATGGTATCCAGGAAATGTACTTATCTTCCCTCAAAACTCTTGGCATCCAGGTTGCTAGTCACGACATACGTTTTGTTGAAGACAACTGGGAGTCTCCAACCCTTGGCGCCTGGGGAGTGGGCTGGGAAGTCTGGCTTGATGGAATGGAGGTAACTCAGTTCACCTATTTTCAACAGTGTGGTGGTCTAGATTGCTGGCCAGTTCCAATCGAGATTACTTATGGTCTCGAGAGATTAGCAATGTATTTACAAGATGTAGAAAGTATCTGGGATTTAAGCTGGAATAGTAAGTATAAGTACGGCGACATCTGGCTACCATTTGAGAGAGAACAGTGTAGCTACAACTTTAAAGCCTCCAGCCCTAAATATCTTAAGCAACTTTTCCTTCTCTATGAAGCTGAGGCCACAGATTTAGTCAATAGGAGGCTGCCAGTTCCAGCCCTAGACTTTGTACTTAAGTGCAGTCATACCTTTAACCTACTCGAAGCGCGTGGTGTCATTTCCGTTACTGAACGTACCGCTACTATCAGCCGCATCCGCACTCTTGCACGTCGTGTGGCTGAGACTTGGCTTGCTGCGAGGAAAGAGCTTGAATTTCCGCTACTCTTTTCAGATAACCCTATTAAGCACAGAGACTACCTTCTAGAAACTGCTCATTAG
- a CDS encoding SAM-dependent DNA methyltransferase codes for MWSVLDACLCGEEPSCRASTLQGSGLDLYCGSGGMFVQSERFVESHGGCRDDISIYRAGEQRDHLAVDSDESGNLWFRC; via the coding sequence GTGTGGTCAGTTCTAGATGCCTGCCTATGTGGTGAAGAACCTAGTTGCCGTGCTAGCACCTTACAAGGGTCGGGTTTAGACCTTTACTGTGGATCGGGAGGCATGTTCGTTCAGAGCGAGCGGTTCGTCGAAAGTCATGGCGGGTGTCGTGACGACATCTCCATTTACAGGGCAGGAGAGCAACGCGACCACTTGGCGGTTGACAGTGATGAATCTGGCAATCTGTGGTTTCGCTGCTGA
- a CDS encoding SAM-dependent DNA methyltransferase gives MVSLLTWGQELADTFARDQHPGQEFDYILANPPFNISDWGGRNTTATPTGQFGRPPAGNANYAWLQQMLRKLRPGGEAGVVLANGSMSSNNSSKGQIREAMVRGDMVEVMVALPGQVVPQYSDPCSCLPLVPDQRQDPAWSGSARGEFVHRCPLDRLHSQVGQSIC, from the coding sequence GTGGTTTCGCTGCTGACTTGGGGGCAAGAACTTGCTGACACTTTTGCTCGTGATCAGCACCCCGGCCAGGAATTTGACTACATCCTTGCCAACCCACCATTCAATATCTCGGACTGGGGTGGGAGAAATACGACGGCGACCCCCACTGGACAATTTGGGCGTCCACCTGCTGGCAATGCCAACTACGCCTGGTTACAGCAAATGCTCCGGAAACTTCGCCCTGGCGGTGAAGCAGGTGTGGTACTTGCCAATGGATCGATGAGTTCCAACAACAGCAGTAAAGGGCAGATCCGTGAGGCAATGGTTCGTGGCGATATGGTCGAGGTGATGGTGGCTTTGCCTGGGCAAGTTGTTCCTCAATACTCAGATCCCTGTTCCTGTTTGCCTTTGGTTCCTGATCAACGACAAGACCCGGCGTGGTCGGGGTCGGCGAGGGGAGAGTTTGTTCATCGATGCCCGCTAGATAGGCTCCATAGTCAAGTCGGACAAAGCATATGCTGA
- a CDS encoding SAM-dependent DNA methyltransferase codes for MLTDEDIIKVAGAVHAWRGDGEVETSYGNISGFCYSAKFNEIEKSNFVLISGCYVGAADQEEDDEPFEQKMKHLTALLQ; via the coding sequence ATGCTGACTGATGAAGACATCATTAAGGTTGCTGGCGCTGTTCATGCCTGGCGTGGTGACGGCGAAGTGGAAACCTCTTATGGGAATATCTCTGGTTTCTGTTACTCCGCCAAGTTCAATGAGATCGAGAAGAGCAATTTTGTGCTGATTTCTGGTTGTTATGTGGGAGCAGCAGATCAAGAAGAGGACGACGAACCATTTGAACAGAAGATGAAGCATCTTACTGCTCTGCTCCAGTAG
- a CDS encoding recombinase family protein: MRRKIGYARVSRVHQSTDSQVDELKAAGCEEVFFEKVGSTTSFAKRHQLRACLSVLREGDLLCVAKLDRLGRSQVEVINRLNELQQQGIYVQTLDGLIDTQALGKMAPLAVGLLTGLSELERSLIQERSRESVEYRRRTGGKLGGRPKTSNKKEALVLRLRQEGDSYRSIKEQTGLALATIARIVRENRHDT, from the coding sequence ATGAGACGAAAAATTGGATATGCAAGAGTCAGTAGAGTCCATCAGTCCACTGACTCACAGGTGGATGAGCTTAAAGCAGCAGGTTGCGAAGAGGTCTTCTTCGAAAAAGTTGGCAGTACTACAAGCTTTGCCAAACGCCATCAATTGCGTGCTTGCCTCTCAGTACTACGCGAGGGGGATTTACTATGTGTTGCCAAGTTAGACAGATTGGGCAGATCTCAGGTTGAGGTTATCAATCGGCTCAATGAGCTTCAGCAGCAAGGTATTTATGTACAGACTCTAGATGGGCTAATTGACACGCAGGCACTTGGGAAGATGGCGCCACTAGCAGTTGGCTTACTCACAGGTCTCTCAGAATTGGAGCGATCATTAATTCAAGAGAGGAGTAGGGAGTCTGTTGAATACCGTAGAAGAACAGGCGGTAAGCTAGGAGGACGACCTAAAACCTCTAATAAGAAGGAGGCATTAGTACTTCGTTTAAGACAAGAAGGAGACTCTTATCGCTCTATTAAGGAGCAAACAGGTTTAGCCCTTGCGACCATTGCTCGTATTGTTAGAGAAAACAGGCACGACACTTAG
- a CDS encoding Nif11 family protein: MIKLEKDNNFRSLFTEAEPVEILKLAQQHGFVFSKEIRGRFLNRWAGVYSCPFAIDIGRLCPKLVPQGYRNLLHYSQSTCSRFDKEERYDFRSGNYYADLTT, encoded by the coding sequence ATGATAAAACTTGAGAAAGATAATAACTTCCGCAGTCTATTTACAGAGGCAGAGCCGGTGGAGATTTTAAAGCTCGCTCAACAACATGGATTTGTCTTTTCAAAAGAAATTCGCGGAAGGTTTCTTAACCGGTGGGCAGGAGTGTACTCCTGCCCATTTGCAATCGATATAGGGAGGCTTTGTCCAAAACTCGTGCCACAAGGCTACAGGAATTTATTGCACTACTCTCAATCTACATGCAGCCGATTTGATAAAGAAGAGCGCTACGATTTTCGCTCGGGTAACTATTATGCGGATCTCACAACATAG
- a CDS encoding sugar transferase: MITVSYRHLTRVGAPPSSLGTSDLIRQQSLVGRSLKRSGDIVFSAAVLVLGCPLLLVIAVLVWLSSPGPIFYVQRRIGRGYQYFGCIKFRTMQVDAEICLDAILARSPELRAEFERDFKLRNDPRITPIGRFLRRSSLDELPQFLNILRGEMSVVGPRPIVDSELRRYSPYMNEVLSVRPGLTGLWQVSGRNNLSYAKRVRLDLSYVRGRSLSLDLVIILRTVGVLFLPIDRGAY; the protein is encoded by the coding sequence ATGATTACTGTGTCCTATCGTCATCTCACCCGGGTTGGGGCGCCACCATCATCACTGGGCACATCAGATTTGATCCGACAGCAGAGTCTTGTCGGTCGTAGTCTTAAGCGTAGCGGGGACATAGTCTTTTCCGCCGCAGTATTGGTTCTTGGTTGCCCACTCCTACTGGTAATAGCTGTACTGGTATGGCTTAGCTCCCCCGGTCCTATCTTTTATGTGCAGCGCCGTATTGGTCGTGGCTACCAGTACTTCGGCTGCATTAAGTTTCGCACTATGCAAGTTGACGCTGAGATTTGCCTAGATGCTATTCTCGCCCGGTCTCCCGAGCTACGTGCTGAATTTGAGAGGGATTTCAAGCTGCGTAATGACCCACGCATTACACCAATTGGGCGCTTCCTACGCCGATCAAGTCTCGACGAATTGCCCCAATTTCTCAATATTCTACGAGGAGAAATGAGTGTAGTTGGCCCTCGTCCCATTGTTGATAGTGAACTTCGTCGCTATAGTCCTTACATGAATGAAGTACTTTCAGTACGTCCTGGCTTGACGGGTCTTTGGCAAGTAAGCGGACGTAATAACCTGAGTTATGCCAAGCGGGTACGACTTGATCTTAGCTATGTACGTGGACGCTCACTCAGTCTTGATCTGGTAATTATATTGCGCACAGTCGGTGTGCTATTTTTGCCAATAGATAGAGGTGCATATTAA
- a CDS encoding cobalamin biosynthesis protein CobD: MGHVITFLRLVVERIAGDRSKFLRLGGSIIALILVGGSGFLGWSLEHLVLITEGPQKLAFELTLLIVLASCLAARSLCDNVIEVLAHLSVAADNDTAALDPAREQLGRIVGRDVRYLDRQAILRAASETAAENSVDGIFAPLFWMLVGCAIWTAGWESGPGPLSLALVYKSSSTIDSMLGYRQGRLLWLGSAGARLDDCLTWLPARLVLLTLPLISQPLQKWPHLVWHAQRDGALDLSPNSGISEAIFAYCAGVRMGGCNYYGERCINKPILAEAAPPPMISNVHHILRLSIFLETGWLVIAAVLGLMFT; encoded by the coding sequence ATGGGACATGTGATTACATTCTTACGGCTAGTTGTCGAGAGAATTGCTGGTGACCGCAGTAAATTTTTGCGGCTCGGTGGAAGCATTATTGCATTGATCCTAGTAGGAGGTAGCGGCTTTCTAGGTTGGTCATTGGAGCATTTAGTCTTAATTACTGAAGGTCCACAGAAGCTCGCATTTGAACTGACTTTGCTGATTGTGTTAGCGAGTTGTCTAGCTGCCAGGAGTCTGTGCGATAATGTAATAGAGGTACTAGCCCATCTTTCAGTGGCAGCTGATAATGATACAGCTGCATTAGATCCAGCACGTGAGCAATTGGGACGGATCGTTGGGCGTGATGTCCGTTATCTGGACCGTCAAGCAATTCTACGAGCAGCATCAGAGACTGCCGCTGAAAATTCTGTAGATGGTATATTCGCACCTCTATTTTGGATGCTAGTTGGCTGTGCTATATGGACAGCTGGTTGGGAAAGTGGACCAGGTCCTTTAAGCCTAGCACTAGTCTACAAGTCCTCTAGCACTATCGATTCAATGTTGGGTTATAGACAAGGAAGACTGCTTTGGCTCGGATCAGCTGGTGCCCGCCTAGATGATTGCTTAACCTGGTTACCAGCTCGCTTAGTGTTGCTTACTCTACCTTTAATCAGTCAGCCATTACAGAAATGGCCACACCTAGTATGGCATGCGCAACGCGACGGAGCTCTCGACCTATCACCAAACTCTGGGATCTCAGAGGCAATTTTTGCTTACTGTGCCGGTGTTCGTATGGGAGGATGCAATTACTACGGTGAACGTTGCATTAACAAGCCAATTCTTGCGGAGGCAGCACCACCGCCAATGATCAGCAATGTACATCATATTCTCCGCCTTAGTATATTTCTAGAGACAGGCTGGTTAGTGATAGCTGCAGTATTAGGGCTAATGTTTACCTAA
- a CDS encoding ketol-acid reductoisomerase — protein sequence MAQLFYDSDADLNLLRGKTAAIIGYGSQGHAHALNLRDSGIDVVVGLYEGSRSTEKAQSDGLEVLSIADAAAQADWIMVLVPDEVHKAVYRTDIAPNLKRGKVLGFAHGFSIRFGLIHPPTDVDVVMIAPKGPGHTVRWEYQNGQGVPALFAIEQDASGQARELAMAYAKGIGGTRAGILETNFREEAETDLFGEQAVLCGGLSELVKAGFDTLVEAGYQPELAYFECLHEVKLIVDLMVKGGLAAMHDSISNTAEYGDYISGPRLINAETRIEMRRILSDIQDGTFASKFVAECEAGKPEMKRIRDHDSNLPIEQVGKGLRAMFSWLKSA from the coding sequence ATGGCTCAGCTTTTCTACGACTCCGACGCCGACCTCAACCTATTGAGGGGCAAGACTGCTGCTATTATTGGCTACGGCTCGCAGGGTCATGCACATGCCCTGAACCTAAGAGATAGTGGCATAGATGTTGTAGTAGGCCTCTATGAAGGCAGTCGCTCGACCGAAAAGGCTCAGAGCGATGGTCTAGAGGTGTTAAGCATTGCTGATGCAGCTGCTCAAGCGGACTGGATTATGGTCTTGGTGCCAGACGAGGTGCACAAAGCAGTATATAGGACAGATATTGCCCCTAATCTCAAGCGTGGCAAGGTATTGGGCTTTGCTCATGGATTTAGCATACGCTTCGGCTTGATTCATCCCCCTACCGATGTGGATGTGGTGATGATTGCTCCTAAAGGGCCAGGTCACACTGTGCGTTGGGAATATCAAAACGGCCAGGGAGTCCCAGCTTTGTTTGCTATAGAGCAGGACGCCTCCGGTCAGGCCCGTGAGCTAGCGATGGCTTACGCCAAAGGTATTGGTGGCACTAGAGCAGGTATCTTGGAAACAAACTTCAGGGAGGAAGCTGAAACTGATCTGTTCGGTGAGCAAGCTGTTCTCTGTGGCGGCCTCTCTGAGTTAGTGAAAGCTGGCTTTGACACACTTGTGGAAGCCGGATACCAGCCTGAATTAGCCTACTTTGAGTGCTTACATGAGGTCAAGCTGATTGTTGACCTCATGGTAAAGGGCGGATTAGCTGCCATGCACGACTCTATTTCGAACACTGCCGAGTATGGCGACTACATTAGTGGTCCCCGTCTAATTAATGCCGAGACCAGAATTGAAATGAGGCGGATCTTGTCAGATATACAAGACGGCACCTTCGCTAGTAAGTTCGTAGCTGAATGCGAAGCAGGCAAGCCAGAGATGAAGAGGATTCGCGACCATGATTCCAACCTTCCTATTGAGCAGGTAGGCAAGGGCTTGCGTGCAATGTTTAGCTGGTTAAAGTCAGCCTGA
- a CDS encoding ATP-dependent Clp protease proteolytic subunit: protein MPIGTPSVPYRLPGSQVERWVDIYTRLGVERILFLGQEVSDGVANSLVAQMLYLDSEDNSKPIYMYINSPGGSVTAGLAIYDTMQYVKSDVVTICVGLAASMGAFLLAAGSKGKRLALPHSRIMIHQPLGGTSQRQASDIEIEAREILRMKEMLNHSIASMTGQSFEKIEKDTDRDYFLSAKEAKEYGLIDMVIAHPNEA, encoded by the coding sequence ATGCCAATTGGTACCCCCAGTGTCCCCTATCGCTTACCTGGCAGCCAGGTGGAACGGTGGGTTGATATTTATACCCGTCTGGGGGTTGAGCGGATTTTGTTTCTTGGTCAGGAAGTTAGTGACGGTGTTGCTAACAGCCTCGTAGCTCAGATGCTATACCTTGACTCGGAAGACAATAGTAAACCAATCTATATGTATATTAATTCACCTGGTGGTTCAGTAACCGCTGGTTTAGCAATCTACGATACTATGCAGTACGTCAAAAGTGATGTTGTCACGATTTGTGTTGGCTTAGCCGCCTCAATGGGTGCATTCCTGCTAGCTGCTGGCAGTAAGGGCAAGCGTCTTGCTCTACCACACAGTAGAATAATGATCCATCAGCCTCTTGGTGGTACTAGTCAGCGACAGGCTAGTGATATAGAGATCGAAGCTCGAGAGATCCTGCGTATGAAAGAAATGCTCAACCACTCTATAGCCAGTATGACAGGACAGAGTTTTGAGAAGATTGAGAAAGACACCGACCGTGATTATTTTCTTAGTGCTAAGGAGGCCAAAGAATACGGTTTGATTGATATGGTGATCGCTCACCCTAATGAGGCGTGA
- a CDS encoding ATP-dependent Clp protease proteolytic subunit — translation MARLFQEFRKMGTGDSMTVSAPYYGDSAVMRTPPPDLPSLLLKERIVYLGLPLFSDDDAKRQLGIDVTELIIAQLLYLEFDNPEKPIYFYINSTGTSWYSGDAVGFETEAFAICDTLRYVKPPVHTICIGQAMGTATVILSAGTKGQRAALPHASIVLHQPRSGARGQATDIQIRAREVLHNKRAMLEILSLNTGRTIDQLSQDSDRMRYMTPKEAVEYGLIDRVLESRKELLPQTLPLT, via the coding sequence ATGGCTAGACTTTTCCAAGAATTTAGAAAAATGGGGACAGGTGATTCGATGACGGTGTCCGCTCCCTACTACGGCGATTCTGCCGTGATGCGTACACCGCCGCCTGATTTGCCATCCCTACTTCTTAAAGAGCGAATAGTCTATTTAGGCTTACCACTATTCTCTGACGACGATGCTAAACGCCAGCTTGGCATCGACGTTACGGAACTCATTATAGCTCAGCTTCTTTATCTAGAGTTTGACAACCCCGAAAAGCCAATTTACTTCTATATCAACTCTACAGGCACAAGTTGGTACTCTGGTGATGCTGTTGGTTTCGAAACCGAGGCATTTGCAATTTGCGACACGCTTCGTTACGTTAAGCCACCTGTGCATACGATCTGTATTGGCCAGGCTATGGGTACCGCAACTGTAATTCTATCCGCTGGTACTAAGGGACAACGTGCAGCTTTGCCTCATGCCTCAATTGTTTTGCACCAGCCCCGTAGCGGGGCCCGTGGCCAGGCTACTGATATCCAAATCCGTGCTCGCGAAGTACTGCACAACAAGCGAGCCATGCTTGAAATACTGTCCCTAAACACTGGTCGGACTATTGATCAGCTATCGCAGGACTCAGACCGTATGCGTTACATGACCCCTAAGGAGGCTGTGGAGTATGGCTTGATTGATCGGGTTCTAGAGAGCCGCAAAGAGCTCTTACCACAGACACTACCTCTCACCTAA
- a CDS encoding radical SAM protein, with product MRLPPRSAYLHIPFCYRRCHYCDFAIVPLGNSAGRTTGTGQTLINSYLKLLHWEIALTPSGPPLATVYIGGGTPSLLTASQIRELLDALSQHYGLLPGAEITLEMDPASFGQVDLKAILATGVNRISLGGQSFDDAVLKSLGRRHCRQDLLDSCNWLDLTYRQGQLVSWNLDLIHSLPGQTHSSWLGQLIQAVASSAPHLSIYELSVEPGTVFYRRWQHGKLALPDEDVTSQFTQATNNVLNKAGYSRYEISSYAWPGHASRHNRTYWSHSGWWAFGLGATSAPWGERLARPRTLEAYRHWLITMDRQGVHHSLLAQLARPATLDDILLVGLRRREGVDADHEAKRCGWSAALREEYLPDLKRRWSKFLEYGWLEQRGRRWRLTDPEGMGLSNQVLVEVILWWDSLPACVAALPNPEGLRCTTDGQKSGLD from the coding sequence ATGCGACTGCCGCCTCGGAGTGCGTATCTGCACATCCCCTTCTGCTACCGCCGCTGCCACTACTGCGATTTCGCAATTGTTCCACTTGGCAACAGTGCCGGCAGAACCACTGGTACTGGACAGACCTTAATTAATTCTTACTTAAAGTTATTACACTGGGAAATTGCGCTGACACCTAGCGGACCTCCACTGGCAACGGTCTATATTGGGGGCGGTACCCCCTCTTTACTAACCGCTAGCCAGATTAGAGAGCTTCTTGACGCTCTGAGTCAGCACTACGGCCTATTGCCAGGAGCTGAAATAACCTTAGAGATGGACCCTGCTAGTTTTGGGCAGGTCGATCTCAAGGCTATTCTTGCAACCGGCGTCAATCGTATAAGTCTCGGCGGTCAAAGCTTCGATGATGCAGTACTTAAGAGTCTTGGACGGCGGCATTGCAGACAGGACTTGTTAGACTCATGCAATTGGTTAGATTTAACATATCGTCAGGGCCAGCTAGTTAGCTGGAATCTTGACCTTATCCACAGCCTCCCAGGACAAACCCACTCTAGCTGGCTGGGCCAACTTATACAAGCTGTAGCCAGTAGCGCTCCGCATCTGTCAATTTACGAGCTATCGGTAGAGCCAGGCACTGTATTTTATCGTCGCTGGCAGCACGGCAAGCTAGCACTACCTGACGAGGATGTTACCAGCCAATTCACACAGGCCACTAATAATGTACTTAATAAAGCTGGCTATTCCCGTTACGAGATTTCTAGTTATGCTTGGCCTGGTCATGCGTCTCGTCACAATCGGACTTATTGGAGCCACTCTGGTTGGTGGGCTTTTGGACTTGGTGCTACGAGTGCACCTTGGGGAGAGCGACTAGCCCGGCCTCGAACTCTTGAAGCCTACCGCCACTGGCTAATAACTATGGACCGGCAAGGAGTCCATCACTCTCTACTTGCACAGCTTGCGAGACCAGCAACGCTCGATGACATCTTGTTAGTAGGCCTAAGACGACGCGAGGGTGTGGACGCCGATCATGAAGCAAAACGCTGTGGTTGGTCAGCTGCACTTCGGGAAGAATATCTCCCGGATCTTAAACGCCGCTGGAGCAAATTCTTGGAATACGGCTGGCTAGAGCAACGAGGCAGACGCTGGCGGCTAACTGACCCAGAAGGTATGGGTCTTAGCAACCAGGTACTAGTGGAGGTGATTCTTTGGTGGGATTCGCTACCGGCTTGTGTTGCTGCGCTACCCAACCCTGAAGGGCTTCGATGCACAACTGACGGCCAGAAATCAGGGCTGGACTGA
- a CDS encoding 3-methyl-2-oxobutanoate hydroxymethyltransferase, with the protein MRPGDLVSCKRNGHQITILTAWDSLSAALVEAAGVDAVLVGDSLAMVALGYATTLPVTLEQMLWHTQAVCRGLHGPTACRPFVIADLPFLSYQCGQDDAVAAAGRLLKESDAAAVKLEGAEPEVLCVIDRLVRMGIPVMGHLGLTPQSVHQLGYRKQASSSHSRKRLERQATELEMAGCFAIVLEHVPDDLPGSLRRLLNVPLIGIGAGENCDGQVRVTADLIGLTSRQPPFSPALISGRQLCIEALQGWVAQQHKPVANPTKESPPLVPGC; encoded by the coding sequence ATGCGTCCGGGAGACCTAGTCAGCTGCAAGCGAAATGGCCACCAGATCACCATCCTTACAGCCTGGGATAGTTTATCGGCTGCTTTGGTGGAAGCTGCTGGTGTTGACGCTGTCCTAGTCGGTGACTCCTTAGCAATGGTTGCACTTGGTTACGCCACAACTTTGCCGGTTACCCTAGAACAGATGCTGTGGCATACCCAGGCAGTCTGCCGGGGCTTACATGGCCCTACAGCGTGCCGTCCATTTGTGATCGCTGATCTACCTTTTCTTAGCTATCAGTGCGGTCAAGATGACGCTGTTGCTGCTGCTGGCCGTTTGCTAAAGGAATCAGATGCAGCAGCAGTAAAACTTGAGGGAGCTGAACCCGAGGTACTTTGCGTAATTGATCGTCTAGTCCGAATGGGGATCCCAGTAATGGGCCATCTTGGTCTTACGCCCCAGTCAGTACACCAGCTTGGCTACCGAAAACAGGCTAGTAGCAGCCATAGCCGTAAACGCCTAGAGCGTCAGGCCACAGAACTCGAGATGGCCGGTTGTTTTGCCATTGTACTCGAGCATGTACCTGACGATTTACCCGGTAGCTTACGCAGACTATTGAATGTGCCGCTAATAGGTATCGGGGCCGGAGAAAACTGTGATGGCCAGGTACGGGTTACAGCCGATCTAATTGGGTTAACATCCCGGCAACCACCCTTCAGTCCAGCCCTGATTTCTGGCCGTCAGTTGTGCATCGAAGCCCTTCAGGGTTGGGTAGCGCAGCAACACAAGCCGGTAGCGAATCCCACCAAAGAATCACCTCCACTAGTACCTGGTTGCTAA